In Ananas comosus cultivar F153 linkage group 10, ASM154086v1, whole genome shotgun sequence, the following proteins share a genomic window:
- the LOC109716335 gene encoding serine/threonine protein phosphatase 2A 57 kDa regulatory subunit B' iota isoform-like: MWKQILGKLPRKSSKSEIAPNSPPPNPGNNNSSCWNPIQQTANGNGHAGKAVIGVEPHTPFKDVSNTEKQALFINKLDLCCVVLDFSDRNKDDAEKDAKRQALIELFEYLSTENPQFTEPMIAAICRMFAANLFRVFPPNCRSIVSGGGEGEEDEPVFDPAWYHLQVIYDLLLRFVTSSSVDVKIAKKYVDSLFILRFLELFDSEDPRERDSAKTILHRIYGKFMVHRHFIRKAVSNIFYRFVFETERHNGIAELLEVFGSVISGFAQPLKEEHKIFLVKALIPLHKPKKVGVYLPQLTYCITQFIAKEPKLSSNVIRGLLKYWPVTNSQKEMMFLGELEEVLEATNMVEFQKCMVPLFRRISHCLNSSHFQVAERALFLCNNEHLINLISQNRQVILPLIYPALERNTRWHWNQSVLNVTKNVRKMFIEMDESLLLACQSNFQEEEEKRAASEERRRRIWERLESTAAFQPVTGDAGFIVPPMTAPLVAPTST; this comes from the exons ATGTGGAAGCAGATCCTCGGGAAATTGCCGAGGAAATCCTCAAAATCCGAAATTGCTCCAAATTCCCCGCCGCCGAATCCCGGAAACAATAATAGCTCTTGTTGGAATCCGATCCAACAAACGGCAAATGGGAATGGGCACGCGGGCAAAGCAGTTATTGGTGTTGAGCCTCATACTCCATTTAAAGATGTTTCAAACACTGAAAAGCAGGCCCTTTTCATAAACAAGTTGGATCTGTGTTGCGTCGTTCTCGACTTCTCCGACCGGAACAAGGACGACGCAGAGAAGGACGCAAAGCGACAGGCTTTAATTGAGCTCTTTGAGTACTTGAGCACGGAGAATCCCCAGTTTACTGAGCCGATGATTGCTGCGATCTGTAGGATGTTTGCCGCCAACTTGTTTAGAGTTTTCCCCCCGAATTGTCGGTCTATTGTGTCCGGTGGTGGTGAGGGCGAGGAAGATGAGCCGGTTTTCGACCCTGCATGGTATCATTTGCAGGTCATCTACGATCTACTTCTTAGATTCGTAACTTCCTCATCTGTTGATGTCAAAATTGCGAAGAAATACGTGGATAGTTTATTTATCCTGAGATTTCTCGAGCTCTTTGATTCGGAGGATCCTAGAGAACGGGACTCCGCGAAAACAATCTTGCATAGGATATATGGGAAATTCATGGTTCACCGGCATTTCATCCGTAAAGCAGTGAGCAATATTTTCTATAGGTTTGTGTTTGAAACGGAACGTCATAATGGGATTGCCGAACTATTAGAGGTTTTCGGGAGTGTGATTAGTGGATTTGCTCAACCACTTAAAGAGGAGCATAAGATCTTTCTTGTGAAAGCACTGATTCCTCTTCATAAGCCGAAAAAGGTCGGAGTTTATCTCCCTCAGTTAACATACTGCATTACTCAGTTCATAGCGAAAGAGCCAAAGCTGTCGAGTAATGTGATCAGGGGCTTGTTAAAGTATTGGCCAGTGACTAACAGTCAGAAGGAGATGATGTTCTTAGGGGAGTTGGAGGAAGTTCTTGAAGCAACAAACATGGTAGAATTCCAGAAATGCATGGTTCCTTTGTTTCGACGTATCAGTCATTGCCTTAATAGCTCTCATTTCCAG GTTGCGGAGAGGGCCCTATTCTTGTGCAACAATGAGCACTTGATAAATCTAATTTCACAAAACCGGCAAGTTATCCTGCCCCTCATTTACCCGGCATTGGAGAGGAACACCAGGTGGCACTGGAACCAGTCAGTTCTGAATGTCACCAAGAATGTGCGCAAAATGTTCATCGAAATGGACGAGAGCCTTCTTTTGGCTTGTCAGAGCAACTTccaagaggaagaggagaagagagctGCATCTGAAGAGCGACGAAGGCGTATCTGGGAGCGGCTTGAGAGCACAGCCGCTTTTCAGCCGGTGACTGGAGATGCGGGATTTATTGTACCACCGATGACAGCTCCTCTCGTAGCTCCCACTTCAACATAG
- the LOC109716299 gene encoding protein FAR1-RELATED SEQUENCE 6-like has product MEEEAQTDSEVPLEKDTETVSKEDVHAESSTAELNGDQKPIDERVPHVGMVFKTFEEVYDFYNQYARRTGFGTKIRRSWYSHEDGQCNKVTFTCCKEGKRVYKNSERCSSYRLRLSARTDCQAKIKVQKYADGLFHLTEVVLDHNHPVNPAMSKYFRSHKDVNDGAKRQPVIRAKGQREVGFGEKENENEISLGVKSSFLGCEDIEALQQFLVRMQSMNTNFFHLMDFDSEGRIKSVFWADGKSKADYPYFNDVITLDTTYLMGNYETPLVSFVGVNHHGHLVLLGCALVSARNVATYKWLFKTWLLCMGENPPNSVITDHCKAIQEAVEEIFPDARHRLCLWCVMKNIQEFLGGHPEYKAIKGMMKKAAYDSLHVNEFEEIWRNMIENYGLQENEWLNSLYENKDRWVPAFVKDLFWAGMSTTQHRESMNSFFDGYLFPKTSIKQFLCKYETALQNKYEKDVQADLDSFHKTPPQLISKFYMEDQLRKVYTVDMFKRFQEEVKAILYCIPSLLCVDGSTSTFEVKEPIQMKDGSVIENKKYEVIYNNTSEIGVQCVCCSFQMRGILCRHALSVLNFVEVYEIPPQYILERWRKDYKHIRVLPSSNDGVANGPLERYDDIYKNCLKLAQLGAISDDSYDVAMKVLSEAMEELISSGYATNDTQPRTYFINGNRNLRDENDDILGQLQGRRKSQPFKKRKESLAEKIVKTSKKKISQRKSTATTQSDMLRIAPSTPQFDTHFWPQESLSLTEPVNPTNLSIGGQFGMTMNHHHALENQSGIRWSFPQMFQQAPEGPAGPWAG; this is encoded by the exons ATGGAAGAAGAAGCTCAAACTGATTCAGAAGTACCACTGGAGAAAGATACTGAAACTGTTTCCAAAGAAGATGTGCATGCCGAGAGCAGTACGGCTGAGCTTAATGGAGATCAGAAGCCCATAGATGAGCGAGTCCCACATGTAGGAATGGTCTTCAAAACCTTCGAAGAGGTCTACGACTTCTACAACCAGTATGCTCGCCGTACAGGGTTTGGTACAAAAATACGTCGGTCTTGGTACAGCCACGAAGATGGGCAATGCAATAAAGTCACCTTCACTTGCTGTAAGGAGGGTAAGAGAGTATACAAGAATTCAGAGCGATGCAGCTCTTATAGATTAAGGCTTTCAGCCCGGACCGATTGCCAAGCAAAGATTAAGGTGCAAAAGTATGCTGACGGTTTGTTTCATTTGACCGAAGTTGTTCTCGATCACAACCACCCCGTAAATCCGGCAATGTCAAAGTACTTCCGCTCCCATAAGGATGTAAATGATGGAGCGAAGAGGCAACCTGTTATTCGTGCAAAAGGACAAAGAGAGGTCGGGTTTGGTGAGAAAGAGAACGAGAATGAGATTTCTTTGGGGGTGAAATCGTCTTTTCTCGGTTGTGAGGATATCGAAGCTCTTCAGCAGTTTCTGGTTCGGATGCAAAGCATGAACACTAACTTCTTTCATCTTATGGATTTCGATTCCGAGGGTCGGATTAAGAGTGTGTTTTGGGCTGATGGGAAATCAAAGGCGGATTATCCGTACTTTAATGACGTGATTACATTAGATACAACTTATTTGATGGGTAATTATGAGACTCCTTTGGTGTCATTTGTTGGAGTAAACCATCACGGTCACTTAGTCTTGCTAGGTTGTGCGCTAGTTTCGGCTAGAAACGTGGCGACCTATAAGTGGTTATTTAAGACTTGGCTATTGTGCATGGGAGAAAATCCTCCTAATTCTGTTATTACGGACCATTGTAAGGCTATACAAGAGGCAGTTGAAGAGATCTTTCCAGACGCTCGCCACCGCCTATGCCTATGGTGTGTAATGAAAAATATACAAGAGTTTTTGGGAGGGCATCCTGAATACAAGGCAATAAAAGGAATGATGAAGAAAGCAGCGTATGACTCGTTACATGTTAATGAATTTGAAGAGATATGGAGAAACATGATTGAGAACTATGGACTTCAggaaaatgaatggctgaactCTCTCTACGAAAATAAAGATAGATGGGTGCCGGCTTTTGTGAAAGACTTATTTTGGGCGGGCATGTCTACCACTCAACATAGGGAGAGTATGAATTCCTTTTTTGATGGTTATCTTTTCCCTAAGACATCTATAAAGCAATTTCTTTGCAAGTATGAGACAGCTTTGCAAAACAAGTACGAAAAGGACGTCCAAGCAGATCTTGACTCGTTCCACAAGACTCCACcacaattaatatcaaaattttacatggAAGACCAATTACGCAAGGTTTATACAGTTGATATGTTTAAAAGGTTTCAAGAAGAAGTAAAGGCTATATTGTACTGCATCCCTTCGCTGTTATGTGTAGATGGGTCGACCTCTACGTTTGAAGTTAAAGAACCCATACAAATGAAAGATGGTAGCGTTATCGAGAACAAGAAATATGAAGTTATATACAATAATACAAGTGAAATTGGTGTACAGTGTGTATGTTGTTCTTTCCAAATGAGGGGAATTTTATGTAGACATGCATTATCGGTGCTTAATTTTGTAGAGGTGTATGAAATTCCGCCTCAATACATTCTTGAACGTTGGCGTAAGGACTATAAACACATCAGAGTATTGCCTTCTTCTAATGATGGGGTAGCTAATGGTCCTTTGGAGCgctatgatgatatatataagAATTGCCTTAAACTTGCTCAGCTTGGGGCGATATCCGACGACAGCTATGATGTTGCAATGAAAGTATTGAGCGAGGCAATGGAGGAGCTTATTTCGAGTGGTTACGCAACTAATGATACACAACCGAGGACCTATTTTATTAATGGCAATAGAAATCTACGAGATGAAAATGATGATATACTTGGCCAGCTGCAAGGGAGGCGTAAAAGTCAACCATTTAAAAAGAGGAAGGAATCCTTGGCAGAAAAGATCGTTAAAACAAGCAAGAAAAAG ATTTCTCAAAGGAAATCAACTGCTACTACTCAAAGTGACATGCTTAGGATTGCCCCAAGTACACCACAATTTGACACTCATTTCTGGCCTCAAGAAAGCCTCAGCCTCACG GAACCAGTTAATCCCACTAACTTGTCGATTGGCGGCCAATTTGGAATGACAATGAACCACCATCATGCACTTGAGAATCAATCAGGAATTCGCTGGAGCTTTCCACAAATGTTCCAG CAAGCTCCAGAGGGTCCTGCAGGCCCATGGGCTGGATAA
- the LOC109716508 gene encoding palmitoyl-acyl carrier protein thioesterase, chloroplastic-like, which yields MAASIAASAFFPSSSSSATSAKASKNAIGDGPENLDVRGIVAKPNNSLSAAMQVKAQAQTIPKINGTQVSLKTGSQKCEEEAASSAPRTFYNQLPDWSMLLAAITTIFLAAEKQWTLLDWRPKRPDMLADAFSFGRIVQDGLVFRQNFPIRSYEIGADQTASIETLMNHLQETALNHVRSAGLLGDGFGATPEMSKRNLIWVVTKMQVLVERYPSWGDIVNVETWVGPSGKNGMFRDWHVRDFNSGQTILRATSVWVMMNKLTRRLSKMPEEVRAEIGPYFMERSAILEEDSAKLPKLGQKRDTNDAARYVQKGLTPRWGDLDVNQHVNNVKYIGWILESAPISILEKHELAGMTLEYRRECGRDSVLQSLTTVSSVECAENFPEVSIQCEHLLQLESGEDIVKARTVWRPKRPFSDGNMGSISAESA from the exons ATGGCTGCTTCAATCGCTGCCTCAGCCTTCTTCCCCAGCTCATCGTCCTCAGCCACATCTGCAAAAGCTTCAAAGAATGCCATCGGCGATGGCCCTGAAAATTTGGACGTCCGTGGCATCGTGGCCAAACCCAACAACTCGCTTTCGGCGGCCATGCAGGTTAAGGCCCAGGCCCAGACCATTCCGAAGATTAATGGCACGCAAGTAAGCCTTAAAACAGGAAGCCAGAAGTGCGAGGAAGAAGCCGCTTCTTCAGCCCCGAGAACATTCTACAACCAGCTTCCGGACTGGAGCATGCTCCTTGCAGCCATCACCACCATTTTCTTGGCGGCTGAGAAGCAGTGGACGCTTCTGGATTGGAGGCCGAAGCGGCCTGACATGCTCGCTGATGCATTCAGCTTTGGGAGGATTGTCCAGGATGGTCTTGTTTTCAGACAGAATTTTCCTATTAGGTCGTACGAGATCGGGGCCGATCAAACGGCTTCTATAGAGACGTTAATGAATCATTTGCAG GAAACGGCACTCAACCATGTGAGAAGCGCCGGACTCCTGGGAGACGGTTTTGGTGCTACACCAGAGATGAGTAAAAGAAACTTGATCTGGGTTGTCACTAAAATGCAGGTCCTAGTTGAACGCTATCCATCCTG gggaGATATTGTTAATGTAGAGACATGGGTTGGTCCGTCTGGAAAAAATGGGATGTTCCGAGATTGGCATGTTCGGGACTTCAACTCAGGCCAAACAATCTTGAGAGCTACGAG CGTGTGGGTGATGATGAACAAGCTGACGAGGAGACTTTCGAAAATGCCAGAAGAGGTTAGGGCTGAAATAGGGCCATATTTTATGGAGCGCTCTGCTATCTTGGAGGAAGATAGTGCAAAACTGCCAAAGCTTGGACAAAAGCGTGATACTAATGATGCTGCACGTTATGTTCAAAAGGGCTTGACT CCTCGATGGGGTGATCTGGATGTTAATCAGCACGTGAACAATGTCAAATATATTGGCTGGATTCTTGAg AGTGCCCCAATATCGATCTTGGAAAAACACGAGCTCGCCGGCATGACCTTGGAATACAGGAGGGAATGCGGACGAGACTCTGTACTGCAGTCCCTGACCACCGTCTCCTCCGTTGAGTGCGCCGAGAATTTTCCGGAAGTTTCTATTCAGTGCGAGCATCTGCTTCAGTTGGAGTCTGGTGAGGACATTGTGAAGGCGCGGACTGTGTGGCGGCCGAAACGGCCCTTCAGCGATGGAAACATGGGCTCTATTTCAGCTGAGAGTGCATAA
- the LOC109716736 gene encoding auxin-responsive protein IAA1-like, whose protein sequence is MSIETERSSTESEVSGLDYEETALTLGLPGGARAAGSDPERKRGFSQTVDLALGTSRNDPRGGGSGRGGGGGGSSGDRSDESLDREVSRSEKPPAPKARVVGWPPVRSYRKNALKSCTFVKVAVDGAPYLRKVDLEVYGGYEQLLSALQEMFSCFTIRNYPNEERKLVDPVNGTEYVPTYEDKDGDWMLVGDVPWKMFVESCKRIRLMKSSEAINLAPRAPR, encoded by the exons ATGTCGATCGAGACGGAGCGGAGCTCGACGGAGTCGGAGGTCTCGGGCCTCGACTACGAGGAGACGGCGTTGACCCTCGGGCTCCCCGGCGGCGCCAGAGCCGCCGGATCCGACCCGGAGCGGAAGCGCGGCTTCTCCCAGACCGTAGATCTGGCACTCGGCACCTCCCGGAACGATCCACGCGGCGGAggcagcggccgcggcggcggcggcggaggatccTCCGGCGACCGCTCCGATGAGTCCCTGGATCGCGAGGTCTCCCGCTCCGAGAAGCCCCCGGCTCCCAA GGCGAGGGTGGTGGGGTGGCCCCCAGTGAGGTCGTACCGGAAGAACGCGCTGAAGAGCTGCACCTTCGTGAAGGTGGCGGTGGACGGGGCGCCGTACCTCcggaaggtggatttggaggtgTACGGCGGGTACGAGCAGCTGCTGAGCGCGTTGCAGGAGATGTTCTCGTGCTTCACTATTC GTAATTATCCGAACGAGGAGAGAAAGTTGGTGGATCCTGTGAACGGGACAGAGTACGTGCCTACGTATGAGGACAAGGACGGCGACTGGATGCTCGTCGGAGATGTGCCGTGGAA AATGTTTGTGGAGTCCTGCAAGCGTATTCGTCTAATGAAAAGCTCTGAGGCTATTAACCTAG CACCAAGAGCCCCTCGCTGA